In Odontesthes bonariensis isolate fOdoBon6 chromosome 20, fOdoBon6.hap1, whole genome shotgun sequence, a genomic segment contains:
- the LOC142370250 gene encoding GTPase IMAP family member 1-like isoform X2, which produces MSNNQKISVIILGNEEYLKQNLISFVIGKDISAMSKKENVKNHKIFENDMYEFTYTTKSKEEDDEIREMFSENPNPDMCLVLVKEGFREEEVWNQIENMSKTTGKPTEEFIVVLPQGQTCNCYIFKSYTREELLRKLAEYRQLEANNKKSDDLPESQTAEETDKEVTGEAAVNLVLLGMAGTGKSACGNTILMDNRFTSRVSSKPVTTECQMAEKQINGINVRVIDTPDIFDDDIESSVKKENVKKCKQLCESGPCVYLLVMHVSRFTDGERDILTKLERAFGSRVKEQTIIVFTRGDDLHRAGMSLESFLGTCDPNLKNIVDKCGRRCVLFENSSSHSGQVEKLMARVLSMLEQ; this is translated from the exons ATGTCGAACA ACCAGAAGATTTCAGTCATCATCCTGGGAAATGAAGAGTATTTGAAACAAAACCTGATATCATTTGTAATAGGGAAAGACATTTCTGCAatgtccaaaaaagaaaatgtgaaaaatcacAAGATATTTGAAAATGATATGTATGAGTTTACatatacaacaaaatcaaaggaaGAAGATGATGagataagagaaatgttttctGAGAATCCCAACCCTGACATGTGCTTGGTCCTGGTAAAAGAGGGGTTTCGTGAAGAAGAAGTGTGGAACCAAATTGAAAATATGAGCAAAACAACTGGAAAACCTACAGAGGAGTTCATAGTTGTGCTTCCACAAGGACAAACATGCAACTGTTACATATTTAAATCCTACACCAGGGAGGAGCTACTCAGGAAACTGGCTGAGTACAGACAATTGGAGGCAAACAACAAAAA GTCTGATGACCTTCCTGAGTCACAAACGGCAGAAGAGACTGATAAGGAAGTGACAG GAGAGGCGGCTGTGAACCTTGTTCTGCTGGGAATGGCCGGAACCGGAAAGAGTGCATGTGGAAACACAATCCTGATGGATAACCGCTTCACTTCAAGAGTCAGTTCAAAGCCGGTTACAACAGAGTGTCAGATGGCAGAAAAACAGATAAATGGGATAAACGTGCGAGTGATTGATACACCAGATATCTTTGATGATGACATTGAATCATCtgttaaaaaggaaaatgtgaaaaagtgcAAACAGCTCTGTGAGTCAGGTCCTTGTGTGTACCTACTTGTGATGCATGTTAGCAGATTTACAGATGGAGAAAGAGACATCCTGACAAAGTTAGAACGAGCTTTTGGGAGCAGAGTTAAAGAACAAACCATCATCGTGTTCACTCGTGGTGACGACCTGCACCGTGCAGGAATGAGCTTGGAATCTTTTTTGGGTACCTGTGATCCAAACCTGAAAAATATTGTTGACAAGTGTGGTAGAAGGTGTGTTCTGTTTGAGAACAGCAGCTCACATTCAGGTCAGGTTGAAAAGCTTATGGCACGAGTGCTCAGCATGTTAGAACaataa
- the LOC142370250 gene encoding GTPase IMAP family member 6-like isoform X1, translating into MSNNQKISVIILGNEEYLKQNLISFVIGKDISAMSKKENVKNHKIFENDMYEFTYTTKSKEEDDEIREMFSENPNPDMCLVLVKEGFREEEVWNQIENMSKTTGKPTEEFIVVLPQGQTCNCYIFKSYTREELLRKLAEYRQLEANNKKSDDLPESQTAEETDKEVTGCRNRKENFTRPKKRQKREAAVNLVLLGMAGTGKSACGNTILMDNRFTSRVSSKPVTTECQMAEKQINGINVRVIDTPDIFDDDIESSVKKENVKKCKQLCESGPCVYLLVMHVSRFTDGERDILTKLERAFGSRVKEQTIIVFTRGDDLHRAGMSLESFLGTCDPNLKNIVDKCGRRCVLFENSSSHSGQVEKLMARVLSMLEQ; encoded by the exons ATGTCGAACA ACCAGAAGATTTCAGTCATCATCCTGGGAAATGAAGAGTATTTGAAACAAAACCTGATATCATTTGTAATAGGGAAAGACATTTCTGCAatgtccaaaaaagaaaatgtgaaaaatcacAAGATATTTGAAAATGATATGTATGAGTTTACatatacaacaaaatcaaaggaaGAAGATGATGagataagagaaatgttttctGAGAATCCCAACCCTGACATGTGCTTGGTCCTGGTAAAAGAGGGGTTTCGTGAAGAAGAAGTGTGGAACCAAATTGAAAATATGAGCAAAACAACTGGAAAACCTACAGAGGAGTTCATAGTTGTGCTTCCACAAGGACAAACATGCAACTGTTACATATTTAAATCCTACACCAGGGAGGAGCTACTCAGGAAACTGGCTGAGTACAGACAATTGGAGGCAAACAACAAAAA GTCTGATGACCTTCCTGAGTCACAAACGGCAGAAGAGACTGATAAGGAAGTGACAG GTTGcagaaatagaaaagaaaacttCACTCGTCCCAAGAAGCGTCAAAAAA GAGAGGCGGCTGTGAACCTTGTTCTGCTGGGAATGGCCGGAACCGGAAAGAGTGCATGTGGAAACACAATCCTGATGGATAACCGCTTCACTTCAAGAGTCAGTTCAAAGCCGGTTACAACAGAGTGTCAGATGGCAGAAAAACAGATAAATGGGATAAACGTGCGAGTGATTGATACACCAGATATCTTTGATGATGACATTGAATCATCtgttaaaaaggaaaatgtgaaaaagtgcAAACAGCTCTGTGAGTCAGGTCCTTGTGTGTACCTACTTGTGATGCATGTTAGCAGATTTACAGATGGAGAAAGAGACATCCTGACAAAGTTAGAACGAGCTTTTGGGAGCAGAGTTAAAGAACAAACCATCATCGTGTTCACTCGTGGTGACGACCTGCACCGTGCAGGAATGAGCTTGGAATCTTTTTTGGGTACCTGTGATCCAAACCTGAAAAATATTGTTGACAAGTGTGGTAGAAGGTGTGTTCTGTTTGAGAACAGCAGCTCACATTCAGGTCAGGTTGAAAAGCTTATGGCACGAGTGCTCAGCATGTTAGAACaataa
- the LOC142370096 gene encoding GTPase IMAP family member 9-like encodes MASPQSGLDLRIVMIGKTGVGKSAVGNTILGETKFKSSPTASSVTEVCEKGVTLWGNRVVSVVDTPGILDTSKTKDFIKREIVKCVKVSCPGPHVFLLVIQVGRFTKEEKNSVEALQELFGPKANQFMIVLFTRGGDLGAMTIQEYVREGDPGLQRVIQRCGGRFLVFDNMSKDRKQVTQLLEMVDNVVAANGGTHYTDAMYKEVELAQKMGRGDMDEEFMKALIQRILLFHLILARE; translated from the exons ATGGCATCACCTCAGTCAG GTCTTGATTTGAGAATTGTGATGATTGGAAAAACTGGTGTGGGCAAAAGTGCAGTTGGAAACACCATTCTTGGAGAAACGAAATTCAAATCTAGTCCTACTGCAAGTTCAGTGACAGAAGTCTGTGAAAAAGGAGTCACTCTCTGGGGTAACAGAGTAGTTAGTGTGGTTGACACGCCAGGGATCCTGGACACTTCCAAAACGAAAGATTTCATAAAAAGAGAAATAGTGAAATGTGTCAAAGTCTCCTGTCCTGGTCCACATGTCTTCCTGCTGGTGATCCAAGTTGGCCGATTCACCAAAGAAGAGAAGAACTCTGTGGAAGCACTACAGGAGCTGTTTGGTCCAAAAGCCAACCAGTTCATGATTGTGCTGTTTACCCGTGGTGGTGATCTTGGAGCCATGACCATACAGGAATATGTACGTGAAGGTGACCCGGGGCTTCAACGAGTTATCCAACGTTGTGGCGGAAGGTTCCTAGTCTTTGACAACATGAGCAAGGACAGAAAACAGGTAACGCAACTTCTGGAGATGGTCGACAACGTGGTGGCAGCAAACGGGGGGACACATTACACAGATGCAATGTATAAAGAGGTAGAGTTAGCTCAGAAAATGGGGCGAGGTGACATGGATGAAGAATTCATGAAGGCTCTGATACAACGCATCttactttttcatttgattCTTGCAAGAGAATAA